The Xiphias gladius isolate SHS-SW01 ecotype Sanya breed wild chromosome 7, ASM1685928v1, whole genome shotgun sequence genome window below encodes:
- the bicra gene encoding BRD4-interacting chromatin-remodeling complex-associated protein isoform X3, whose amino-acid sequence MDDEDGRCLLDVICDPEALNDFLHGSETHGHVPEVQPAVQLSASEPAGLPRVSVDLDFLEDDDILGGSPGGEGGSNGIGTNHEPCDILQQSLAEANITEQSLQEAEAELDLGSFGIPGLTQVVQTLPDASLSGAGGTAVGVGIGVGVGGAAAIFPGSAQSTTATPPNATADMLGSVLAQQGLQLQSQVMNKAISVQPFMQPVGLGNVTLQPISSLQALPNGSQSGHLGIGQIQVVGQPTVMTINQSGQPILAKAMGGYQLHQSGPEVSGAGSQPGLGGSGGGLLIQGNKATLGSPALNGPAVCVSSTNSSSGGTMTAPAGLVGFGSNPLSSGIGSQTQTQGQIMQNVIIQRTPTPIQPKPPQGGAIQPKLFKQQQQQQQQQQQPAPQSLQNDAHKAIGLQQLPVSAAQNVAFLTGKPGSNVVLSTQATTQGPQFQQTLFKQQAAQPSGKPLSVHLLNQPGSIVIPPQTVLQGQNHQFLLPQLQAGGQILTQHPGGHIITSQGPGGQLIANQILTANQNINLGQVLTSQGHPGAAHILSGPIQIQPGQMSTPTLFQMPVSLAQSQSQTQTHTVSGHAQTVIQGMPIQNSLTMLSQVEGLSPAVTLQPALQPQPGGVPSSSSTGAATMAQGQPGECVTVLGSSTDQAAHPAQQHVPQSSILTMQPASSVSAAITVPSSSPSMSVSTSSSVTAVGLVPPQAQHSPGRLLLTNQGSSMILSQESLQMFLQQEQHHQTENESTPSVGVPASVIVSSNNITALAPAVHDSQLTDSWVGQSHSPSPGPSHMTAVVKQVPSSGHQQPLKIQGMSPSTALTTHTTAPPVADSPQPSQSPLTLSQQIQSPHHQQQSRPPSQPQPQSQTPSRSCTPSSHPPLFIVHNQIAESPQQGPQVQPPQTHIQVQLQTQPRPASQPAPYQQDMPPMSQSPKPPPAPPAQHQFTAPPVSTSATAMVKAQVPIQGLTAEQQHHLQFVGAQIQTLSGITQPSPQQKQLLDKLHQFQQNILLQAKQPAQPPQPQPPQPQVTSQFSSQQDVPVDKVVIASTASTGTPAQLPSVLQPTSVLVKTPATASSDLQVFSGAQGPAGAMVNQTITPASLTQPAQVQPKPGVISSVGGMTLGKGGMQIQVLGASLTQMPAPQPPAPAQTQTTTMKMPFSAEPSKEARMLEQLRKQQGSVLHPNYSAPFHSFEDTLHRLLPYHLYQGTANSSQDYQKVDDEFERVSCQLLKRTQAMLDKYRYLLFAESKQRLGPSAEMVMIDRMFIQEEKIALNQDRILAKERPEEFVANARMLESVVSSQEKSSSAEQTSLSGGVAAAAPAPGPAAPAPAPLPNITPNPPPAPTPAPAPAPAPAPAPASASAPASAPAPAAAAAAAPAPAPAPAPAPASAPPATPPVTPFPPTKLVIKQGGGGASVSWSSSCPPPPAAASKLVAEPTSQSSSFSRAPAASSSFSSSTFNSQAADDDDALPQRTSKPPIKTYEARRRIGLKLKIKQDQTGFSKVVHNTALDPVHTPQPQQSSQSISQAQTQSEAAVPHPTHPKSHPLSAPPTTVIRTQSPVCTASSVSSVTIATTQCNPPLRGNVPPNAAPSSSTSSSHTWSSSSSSSSSSSTTTTTTTTTTTTQMNGTLDHHDMGGVKHNPASTVNPSPTTCRLPLRKTYRENISPRVRPGVPGGGDESLSYPRPTPSPPRHEASSPPSERTVIASVKVEKRGREASHTHTESSHERGRLGSAMQGLDEVDEVFNRGIKTAQHHHLPQLLDKEGAKERAEEHTEQETDVSKYKRAGGKNRHRVGGTFRMDQHAPGPPSPESSFTRDSLLPAKRCKSDSPDMDNASFSSGSPQEDSLKEHLQCAIDGILNLQQEPSARGHHIKGGNSRPHQHQSQRPGGSAASSHRPSAPPPSSASSSSSLAQHPQVGGRGHNGSLVPQTQSR is encoded by the exons ATGGATGATGAAGACGGCAGGTGCCTTCTAGATGTAATTTG TGACCCAGAAGCTCTCAATGACTTTCTTCATGGATCTGAGACCCAT GGCCATGTTCCAGAGGTCCAGCCTGCAGTCCAGCTGTCGGCCAGTGAGCCGGCAGGCCTGCCCAGAGTCAGTGTTGACCTGGACTTCCTGGAGGATGATGACATCTTGGGAGGATCCCCAGGTGGTGAAGGTGGGAGCAATGGCATTGGGACAAATCACGAGCCATGTGACATCCTGCAGCAGAGCTTGGCTGAAGCTAACATCACAGAGCAAAGCTTACAGGAGGCAGAGGCTGAGCTGGACCTGGGCTCCTTTGGAATTCCAGGTCTTACACAGGTGGTTCAGACACTGCCTGATGCCAGCCTCTCTGGGGCTGGAGGCACTGCTGTGGGTGTAGGCATAGGTGTTGGTGTTGGAGGAGCAGCGGCAATTTTCCCTGGGTCAGCCCAGAGCACCACTGCTACTCCTCCCAATGCCACAGCAGACATGCTGGGGTCAGTGCTGGCTCAGCAGGGCCTTCAGCTCCAATCCCAGGTCATGAACAAGGCCATTAGTGTTCAGCCATTTATGCAGCCTGTGGGCCTGGGAAATGTGACGCTACAACCCATTTCGAGTCTCCAAGCTCTTCCTAATGGGAGTCAGTCTGGACATTTGGGTATCGGACAGATTCAGGTTGTGGGTCAGCCCACAGTCATGACTATCAATCAGTCTGGGCAGCCAATCCTGGCTAAAGCCATGGGTGGTTACCAGCTGCACCAGTCTGGGCCAGAGGTTTCAGGTGCTGGTTCTCAGCCGGGGCTTGGAGGCTCAGGAGGTGGACTTCTGATCCAAGGTAACAAAGCCACTTTGGGATCTCCAGCTTTAAATGGACCGGCTGTTTGTGTCAGcagcacaaacagcagcagtggtggtaCAATGACTGCTCCTGCCGGGCTTGTGGGCTTTGGCAGTAACCCTCTAAGTTCAGGAATTGGATCCCAGACGCAGACTCAAGGCCAAATCATGCAGAATGTGATCATCCAGCGCACACCAACACCCATTCAGCCTAAACCCCCTCAGGGGGGAGCCATCCAACCGAAACTcttcaaacagcagcaacagcagcagcagcagcagcagcagccagcacCCCAATCCCTGCAAAACGATGCCCACAAGGCTATAGGGCTGCAGCAACTTCCAGTTTCTGCTGCTCAGAATGTAGCCTTCCTGACAGGAAAGCCAGGCTCTAACGTTGTTCTGAGTACTCAAGCCACAACACAAGGCCCCCAGTTTCAACAAACCCTGTTCAAGCAACAAGCAGCACAACCATCTGGCAAACCCCTCAGTGTACACTTGTTAAACCAACCAGGCAGCATCGTCATTCCCCCTCAGACAGTTCTGCAAGGTCAGAACCACCAGTTTCTCCTGCCACAGCTACAGGCAGGTGGGCAGATCCTGACCCAGCACCCTGGGGGGCACATCATAACTAGCCAGGGTCCTGGTGGACAGCTCATTGCAAACCAGATTTTAACTGCAAACCAGAACATCAACTTGGGTCAGGTGTTGACTTCACAGGGCCACCCTGGGGCTGCCCACATCCTCTCTGGACCCATTCAGATCCAGCCTGGCCAGATGAGCACACCCACACTCTTTCAGATGCCTGTCTCATTGGCTCAGAGTCAAAGCCAGACACAGACCCACACTGTCTCAGGTCATGCCCAGACAGTAATACAGGGCATGCCCATCCAGAACTCCCTGACCATGCTGAGTCAGGTGGAGGGGCTGAGCCCGGCAGTCACCCTTCAGCCAGCCCTGCAACCTCAGCCAGGTGGAgtccccagcagcagcagcacaggagcAGCAACAATGGCTCAAGGCCAGCCTGGAGAGTGTGTTACTGTGCTGGGTAGCTCCACAGACCAGGCTGCTCATCCCGCTCAGCAGCATGTGCCGCAGTCCTCTATCCTCACCATGCAACCGGCTTCCTCTGTGTCCGCGGCTATCACAGTACCCTCCTCTTCTCCGTCCATGTCTGTGtccacctcttcctctgtcacagCAGTGGGGCTGGTCCCCCCTCAGGCTCAGCATAGTCCAGGGAGGTTACTGCTCACCAACCAGGGCTCCAGTATGATCTTGAGCCAGGAGTCTCTGCAGATGTTCCTGCAACAG GAGCAGCACCACCAAACAGAGAATGAGTCAACCCCCTCTGTGGGCGTACCAGCGTCTGTAATCGTCAGCAGCAACAACATCACTGCTCTGGCCCCCGCTGTCCATGACAGCCAATTAACTGACTCTTGGGTGGGTCAGAGCCACAGTCCTTCCCCTGGCCCCTCCCACATGACAGCAGTGGTAAAGCAG GTACCCTCCAGTGGACATCAGCAGCCTCTCAAGATCCAGGGCATGTCCCCCTCAACAGCCTTGACCACTCACACCACAGCCCCCCCAGTGGCAGACAGCCCCCAGCCTTCTCAGTCTCCTCTCACTCTGAGCCAGCAGATCCAGTCACCACACCATCAGCAGCAGTCACGTCCTCCCTCTCAGCCTCAGCCACAGTCTCAGACTCCCTCCCGCTCCTGCACACCCTCATCTCACCCTCCGCTCTTTATTGTCCATAACCAAATTGCAGAGTCTCCCCAACAAGGTCCACAAGTCCAGCCGCCGCAGACACACATTCAAGTTCAGCTTCAGACGCAGCCACGGCCAGCCTCTCAGCCTGCCCCCTATCAACAAGATATGCCTCCTATGTCACAGTCACCTAAGCCTCCTCCTGCACCGCCCGCACAGCACCAGTTCACTGCGCCTCCTGTCAGCACTTCTGCTACTGCCATGGTGAAAGCCCAGGTTCCCATCCAGGGCctgacagcagagcagcagcaccaccTGCAATTCGTAGGAGCGCAAATTCAGACCCTGTCAGGCATCACCCAGCCCTCACCTCAGCAGAAACAGTTGCTGGATAAGCTGCACCAG ttcCAGCAGAACATCCTGCTGCAGGCCAAGCAGCCTGCTCAGcctcctcagcctcagcctccaCAGCCTCAAGTCACCAGTCAGTTCAGTTCCCAGCAAGATGTGCCTGTTGATAAAGTCGTGATTGCATCAACAGCCAGCACTGGTACGCCTGCTCAGCTTCCCTCTGTGCTGCAGCCGACGTCAGTGCTCGTCAAAACCCCTGCTACAG CATCAAGTGACTTACAGGTATTCTCAGGAGCCCAAGGGCCAGCTGGAGCAATGGTGAATCAGACTATCACTCCTGCCAGCCTTACACAGCCTGCACAG GTTCAGCCAAAGCCGGGAGTGATCAGCTCAGTTGGTGGGATGACTCTGGGGAAAGGTGGGATGCAGATACAGGTGTTAGGAGCTAGTCTGACTCAAATGCCTGCTCCACAGCCGCCAGCTCCGGCACAAACTCAG ACAACAACAATGAAGATGCCTTTCAGCGCAGAGCCCAGCAAAGAAGCCAG GATGCTAGAACAGCTGAGGAAACAGCAGGGTTCAGTGCTTCACCCAAACTACAGTGCTCCTTTCCACTCTTTTGAGGACACACTGCACAGACTGCTGCCTTACCATCTCTACCAGGGAACTGCCAACTCTTCTCAAGACTATCAAAAAG TGGATGATGAATTTGAGAGGGTCTCCTGCCAGCTGCTGAAAAGGACGCAGGCCATGCTGGATAAATATCGCTACCTGCTCTTCGCCGAGTCAAAA CAGAGACTGGGCCCCTCGGCAGAGATGGTGATGATTGACCGGATGTTCATTCAGGAGGAGAAGATTGCGTTGAATCAGGACAGGATATTGGCCAAGGAGAGACCAG AGGAGTTTGTAGCAAATGCGCGCATGTTGGAGAGTGTAGTTTCATCCCAAGAGAAATCCTCTTCTGCTGAGCAGACCTCACTGAGTGGGGGTGTAGCAGCTGCTGCCCCTGCCCCAGGACCTGCTGCTCCTGCCCCAGCCCCTCTGCCAAACATCACCCCAAACCCTCCTCCTGCACCcactccagctccagctccagctccagctccagctccagctccagcttcagcttcagctccAGCTtcagctcctgctcctgctgctgctgctgctgctgctcctgctcctgctcctgctcctgctcctgctcctgcttctGCTCCTCCTGCCACCCCTCCTGTCACCCCTTTCCCCCCTACCAAACTGGTAATAAAGcagggtggaggtggagcttCTGTGTCCTGGTCCAGCAGCTGTCCACCGCCTCCAGCTGCAGCCAGCAAGCTGGTGGCCGAACCCACCAGCCAGAGCTCCTCCTTCAGTCGTGCTCCAGCAGCATCTTCCTCTTTCTCGTCCTCGACCTTCAATTCTCAAGCAGCTGACGATGACGACGCTCTCCCACAGAGAACCAGCAAACCGCCTATCAAGACCTACGAGGCTCGCAGGAGAATTGGCTTGAAGCTGAAGATCAAGCAGGATCAAACGGGGTTCAGTAAGGTGGTCCATAACACTGCCTTAGATCCAGTGCACACACCTCAACCTCAGCAAAGCAGCCAGTCCATATCCCAGGCTCAGACTCAGTCTGAAGCTGCTGTACCGCATCCAACTCATCCAAAGTCCCACCCTTTATCAGCTCCTCCTACTACAGTCATCAGAACTCAGTCCCCCGTATGCACTGCTTCTTCTGTCTCATCAGTCACCATAGCAACCACTCAGTGTAACCCACCACTGAGAGGTAATGTTCCCCCCAATGCAGCCCCATCTTCCTCTACCTCTTCCTCTCATACTTGgtcatcgtcgtcgtcgtcctcctcctcttcctccaccaccaccaccaccaccaccaccaccaccaccactcaaATGAATGGGACATTGGATCATCACGACATGGGTGGGGTCAAACACAATCCTGCCTCCACTGTCAATCCCTCGCCGACAACCTGCCGCCTCCCCCTTCGAAAAACCTACCGGGAAAACATTAGTCCCCGGGTCAGACCTGGTGTACCGGGGGGAGGAGACGAAAGTTTGTCCTACCCCAGACCCACGCCATCACCCCCCAGGCACGAGGCCTCATCTCCTCCCTCAGAGCGGACAGTGATAGCCAGTGTGAAGGTGGAGAAAAGAGGCAGGGAGgcctcacacactcacacagagtcGAGCCACGAAAGGGGCCGTTTAGGGAGTGCAATGCAGGGGCTGGACGAAGTGGACGAGGTGTTTAACCGCGGTATCAAAACCGCGCAACACCATCATCTCCCGCAGCTCCTGGACAAGGAAGGGGcaaaggagagagcagaggagcacACAGAGCAAGAGACAGATGTAAGTAAATACAAGAGGGCGGGTGGAAAAAATAGACATAGGGTAGGTGGGACATTCAGAATGGACCAGCATGCCCCTGGACCTCCCTCTCCAGAGTCCTCCTTCACACGAGACTCTTTGCTTCCTGCCAAACGCTGCAAATCAGACTCCCCCGACATGGATAACGCCAGCTTCTCCAGTGGCAGCCCCCAGGAAGACTCTCTGAAGGAGCACCTGCAGTGCGCCATCGACGGCATCCTAAACCTGCAGCAGGAGCCCTCTGCCCGCGGGCACCACATTAAAGGGGGCAACAGCAGGCCCCACCAACACCAAAGCCAGCGCCCAGGGGGCTCGGCAGCTTCATCCCACAGACCCTCAGccccacccccctcctctgcttcctcatcctcctccttggCCCAGCACCCTCAGGTCGGTGGCCGTGGCCACAATGGCAGCCTGGTGCCCCAGACTCAAAGCAGATAA